One Tumebacillus sp. BK434 genomic window carries:
- a CDS encoding non-ribosomal peptide synthetase gives MTDLELWYDETIEDIEMPLSFAQEHVWQSGQIHSGSPLFNISLVIRLGGKLNVRALEAGYHELIARHETLRTVFGTRDGEPVQVIKEAKRLPLHRQDIQGAADVEAEMHKVVLAERSRPFDLEKGPLIRLLLLQTGTEEHVLVLTMHQIISDAWSMGVFMQEISALYQAFATGGPVPLAELDIQYADYAGWQRDALQDGVWNESLAYWRQQLGGELSVLRLPTDRPRQAVQTQRGRSVDFALPHGVHDRLISFGQREGATAYMIYLAAFQVLLSRYTGQTDLLVGSPVAGRNRKQLEQLIGFFVNTLVMRTDASGDPAFAELLQRVKRTALDAFAHQDVPFARLAEDVQTERKPGQLPLVPVMFSLFNTPSRHVQVEGIKFEQLVVGGEQAQFELTLNLQENADGVSGQFEYNADLFDEATISRMSEHFRQLLRAIADQPYTKISSLPLLTQREGYRLLVEWNRTEAEVPALPVHALFEQQAERTPGQSAIVFADERVSYRELNERANRLARHLQKIGIGAGQLVGLAMERSVELYVAMIAILKAGGAYVPLDTSYPAERLTYMLADTGISVLVSVQRLAGLLPPHEAQVVCLDELQLGPDIAADNLPLLAGPDSVAYVMYTSGTTGRPKGVLTPHRGIVRFVWGETAAMPYRADDVAFQYAPIAFDGSTLEIWGALLNGATLSVFPPHQASVEEIGQAVQAHGVTALFLTAGLFHQIVDVYPDGLRGLRLLASGGDTISAPHVKKVVGELGIRFRNLYGPTEATTVATACDVQSVDKIGANLSIGRPIANTTVYVLDGRMQPVPIGVAGELHVGGEGLALGYLNRPELTEEKFVRSPFRPGERLYKTGDLVRWLPNGTLEFIGRIDKQVKIRGFRIEPAEIEAVLDQHPSVARSVVTAREDVPGLKRLVAYVILEKRVNGGDIRAYLQAKLPDYMVPSAILALDEFPLTVTQKVDYRALPAPEGRLEQAGAYVAPRNEAEAKVAALFAELLGVKQVGAHDHFFELGGHSLLAGRLVSRIRHAFAAELPLRELFKHPTVAGLAKLVTEDKLGIPAVSLPPLLKAERGAAIPVSYAQQRLLFLDQLTPGSSAYNMPSALRLHGVLDVLAVRQSFQELVRRHESLRTTFQEVEEQAVQVIAPQLELDVPLINLSAHPEREAELKRLAEADATAPFNLQQGPLLRAALVRLDRKEHALLVNMHHLIADGWSRSVFIREFAALYRAFAEQKPSPLSELPVQFADYALWQRGWMQGEVLREQLEYWRSKLSGDLPVLELPTDLSPVENQDRGQSGKEVVFLSPSLTQQLKKLSVDAGASPFMTLLAVFNMLLARLTGQVDIIVGTPVAGRSQVETEGLIGLLLNTLALRTDLSGAPTFRELLDRVRKTVLEAFARQEVPFEKIVEEIQPDRNLNRNPVFDVMVNFLNTPQSDLSLPGLTITGLDGGEEPASKFMMTLYISEQDEQLCLQLVYRSALFSGERMQVLMEQFHSLLEQVTSNADRAVNAYPLLTSSSRALLPDPTSPISEPQYPSVGELFANWATHAPQHPAVLQGERTWTYQELLERAAELARVLVADGVQRGDPVAIIGTRSFGFVAAMLGVLNSGGVLVPVDAYLPAQRRQVMVEQSGARRLLLVGAEGEDLPELDAIRLDPLTGRVLERSAPTDTELPELAPNDPAYIFFTSGTTGLPKGVLGTHKGLSHFLAWQRSTFDIGPSDRVAQLIHLSFDAVLRDVFLPLTSGATLCLPDVTDDLSGDAILPWLERTGVTVLHTVPSVAQAWATDHPDGISLRALRHLFLAGEPLTDVLVNRLRGAFPELGEIINLYGPTETTMVKCWYVVPERPLAGIQPAGHPFPETQALVLNAAGQLAGVGEQGEIVLRTSFRTLGYVNAPTENQNFKPNPFRPHDTSDLLYFTGDKGRYRPDGSLEILGRVDDQVKVRGVRVQLQEVSAVLLRHEAVDACAVIDWKDENGQTQLAAYSVLKPGHDAAAEDLRAHLQRHLHAAMVPGVYQFLDELPRLANGKVNRKALPKPDRSGGTKVAFVAPRTPVEEKLAGLFSEVLKVERVGIHDDFFTLGGHSLLAAQLMSRIRRGLQAELPLRLLFERSTVAALSAVVGEQQALTTSAPPLIAAGAVRGGTRPASYAQQRLWFLDQLSPGSNAYNMPRAMLLHGKLDQAAVFRTFREIVRRHEALRTTFRVEGEHVLQVIASRLELDVQVLDLSAAEERAERLHLVAEEESLRPFDLAAGPLLRVTLVRMAEQEHALLFNMHHIISDAWSHGVLSTEFASLYAAYSQGLPSPLAELPVQFADYSYWQREWLQGETLAQQLAYWKTKLGGDLPVLELPMDRASEESQDSRSAACTMRLPKELSQGLKSLSLQERATPYMTLLTAFQTLLARLSGQEDIIVGAPIANRSQVETEGLIGLFVNTLALRTDLSGAPTFRELLGRVRETTLEAYACQDVPFEKIVQEIQPERSLSRNPVFDVMVNYVNTPDSGDLSLPGLTISEFRTERERASKFLMTLYIAEQGEELLLKLVYQSERFSPERMAVFMGQYESILTQVLADADRAIGAYTLCIKDANQLPDPQAALASPSYPFVRELFEKWAFDMPDQPAVQQGGRQWSYGELREQAHELACELVVKGVRSGEAVAVAGTRSYGIVVTMLAVLFSGGVLVPVDSQLPLNRQRVMVEQSHARHLLLVSENEMHHEWQELFPTFDLLQIDPHTGRALHQIAPAGVVLPELSPDDPAYIFFTSGTTGLPKGVLGTHKGLNHFLAWQRSTFDIGPIDRVAQLIHLSFDAVLRDVFLPLTSGATLCLPEVTDNLGGDVILPWLERTGVTVLHTVPSVAQAWTTDVPPNVALRSLRHLFLAGEPLTDVLVNRLRSAFPKLGEIINLYGPTETTMVKCWYVVPERPLSGIQPAGHPFPETQALVLNAAGQLAGIGEPGEIVLRTPFRTLGYVNAPTENQNFKPNPFRPHDASDLLYYTGDKGRYRPDGSLEILGRVDDQVKVRGVRVQLQEVSAVLLRHEAVDACAVIDWKDESGQTQLAAYSVLKAGLDATAEDLRDHLERHLPVAMVPGVYQFLDELPRLANGKVNRKALPKPERGLGASDRYVAPRTAVEQTLADIFCEVLQLEQVGVHDNFFTLGGHSLLAVRLIAQIERRCGHKLPLSALFREGTIGRLAARMHQDGQELPASPLVTIQPGLPGTAERPLFLVHPVGGSVFAYRSLACELGEEQPVYGLQARGVDDEREPLATMEEMAAEYVAAIRTVQPAGPYRLGGWSLGGSIAFEMAGQLRSMGETVELLALIDSRSPLDPDRGELTEHDLLLAFAGDLAGQHGLDLQALSQAELSLNEGALSVLLDLAREHQVLGADLELGDLQRLLNVFRSNYAALHRYTPVHKVEHLLLIQAHHDDAGWRELVAQVEIHRLGDDHFTLLQHPLVQELASILKDHLHSSKHGI, from the coding sequence ATGACCGATCTTGAACTTTGGTATGACGAAACGATCGAGGATATCGAAATGCCGCTCTCGTTTGCGCAAGAGCATGTGTGGCAAAGCGGCCAGATTCATTCGGGTTCGCCGCTCTTCAACATCTCGCTGGTGATCCGTCTTGGCGGCAAATTGAATGTGCGAGCGTTGGAAGCCGGCTATCATGAGCTGATCGCCCGCCATGAAACGTTGCGCACGGTGTTTGGTACGCGCGACGGCGAGCCGGTGCAGGTGATCAAGGAAGCGAAACGGCTTCCCCTGCACCGGCAGGACATTCAAGGGGCGGCAGATGTGGAAGCGGAAATGCACAAGGTCGTTTTGGCAGAGCGTTCCCGCCCGTTCGATCTGGAAAAAGGGCCGTTGATTCGTCTCTTGCTGCTTCAGACAGGGACGGAAGAGCATGTGCTGGTGCTGACGATGCACCAGATCATCTCGGACGCTTGGTCGATGGGCGTATTCATGCAGGAGATCAGCGCGCTGTATCAGGCGTTCGCGACGGGAGGGCCGGTGCCACTGGCGGAACTGGACATTCAGTACGCCGACTACGCAGGCTGGCAGCGGGATGCGCTGCAGGACGGGGTGTGGAACGAGAGCTTGGCCTACTGGCGGCAGCAGTTGGGCGGGGAGCTGAGCGTGCTCCGGCTGCCGACCGACCGTCCGCGCCAGGCGGTGCAGACGCAACGCGGGCGGTCGGTCGATTTTGCGCTGCCGCATGGAGTCCATGACAGGCTGATCTCCTTCGGTCAGCGTGAAGGTGCCACTGCCTATATGATCTATCTGGCCGCGTTTCAAGTTCTGCTCAGCCGCTACACCGGGCAAACCGATCTGCTGGTCGGTTCGCCGGTCGCCGGACGCAACCGCAAGCAGTTGGAGCAGTTGATCGGTTTTTTTGTCAACACCCTCGTCATGCGCACCGACGCCTCGGGCGACCCTGCGTTTGCCGAGCTGCTGCAGCGGGTCAAGCGGACGGCGCTCGATGCGTTCGCCCATCAGGACGTCCCGTTTGCGAGGCTGGCGGAAGACGTGCAGACGGAGCGGAAACCGGGCCAGTTGCCGCTGGTTCCCGTGATGTTTTCACTGTTTAACACGCCTTCGCGCCATGTGCAAGTGGAAGGGATCAAGTTCGAACAGCTCGTCGTCGGCGGTGAGCAGGCCCAGTTTGAATTGACCTTGAACCTGCAGGAAAACGCAGACGGTGTTTCCGGGCAATTCGAATACAACGCCGATCTGTTTGACGAAGCGACGATCTCGCGGATGAGCGAACATTTTCGGCAACTGCTTCGCGCGATCGCCGACCAGCCCTATACGAAGATCTCGTCGCTGCCGCTGTTGACGCAGCGCGAGGGATACCGGCTGCTGGTCGAGTGGAACCGCACGGAGGCGGAGGTGCCTGCTTTGCCAGTGCATGCGCTCTTTGAACAGCAGGCGGAACGGACGCCGGGGCAGTCGGCGATCGTGTTTGCGGACGAGCGCGTTTCCTATCGCGAACTGAACGAGCGGGCAAACCGCTTGGCACGCCATTTGCAAAAAATCGGCATCGGCGCCGGGCAACTGGTCGGGCTGGCGATGGAGCGCTCGGTGGAACTCTATGTGGCGATGATCGCCATTTTAAAGGCGGGCGGCGCTTATGTGCCTTTGGATACGTCGTATCCGGCAGAACGGCTGACCTACATGCTGGCTGACACAGGCATCAGCGTGCTGGTGAGCGTGCAGCGTCTGGCCGGGCTGTTGCCGCCGCATGAGGCGCAGGTAGTCTGTTTGGATGAGCTGCAACTCGGCCCGGACATCGCAGCGGACAACCTTCCGCTCCTCGCCGGCCCGGACAGCGTCGCGTACGTGATGTATACGTCGGGGACGACGGGGCGGCCGAAGGGCGTCTTGACGCCGCATCGCGGGATCGTGCGCTTCGTCTGGGGCGAGACGGCGGCAATGCCGTATCGGGCAGACGATGTGGCGTTCCAATACGCGCCGATCGCGTTTGACGGATCTACGTTGGAGATCTGGGGGGCACTGCTGAACGGGGCGACGCTTTCTGTATTTCCGCCGCATCAAGCTTCTGTGGAGGAGATCGGACAGGCGGTGCAGGCGCATGGCGTGACGGCGCTGTTTTTGACGGCGGGGCTGTTTCATCAGATCGTCGATGTCTATCCTGACGGTCTGCGCGGTCTGCGCCTGCTCGCGTCGGGCGGCGATACGATCTCTGCGCCGCATGTAAAAAAGGTGGTCGGGGAGCTCGGCATTCGATTTCGCAATCTATACGGACCGACCGAAGCCACAACGGTCGCCACAGCCTGCGACGTGCAATCGGTGGACAAGATCGGCGCGAACCTGTCGATTGGACGGCCGATCGCCAACACCACCGTCTATGTGCTGGACGGCCGCATGCAGCCGGTGCCGATCGGGGTAGCAGGGGAACTGCACGTCGGCGGGGAAGGGCTGGCGCTTGGATATTTAAATCGCCCGGAGCTGACGGAGGAGAAATTTGTGCGCAGCCCGTTTCGGCCGGGGGAGCGCCTGTATAAAACGGGCGACCTGGTGCGCTGGCTGCCGAACGGCACGCTGGAATTCATCGGCCGCATCGACAAGCAGGTGAAAATTCGCGGCTTCCGCATCGAACCCGCCGAAATCGAAGCGGTGCTGGACCAGCATCCGTCCGTTGCGCGCTCGGTGGTGACGGCGCGGGAAGATGTGCCGGGGCTGAAGCGCCTCGTCGCCTATGTGATCCTTGAAAAGCGGGTTAACGGTGGGGACATTCGCGCCTATCTGCAGGCCAAACTGCCGGACTACATGGTGCCGAGCGCCATACTCGCGCTGGATGAATTTCCGCTCACCGTCACTCAAAAAGTCGACTACCGCGCGCTGCCCGCCCCGGAAGGACGCCTTGAGCAAGCGGGCGCGTATGTTGCGCCGCGCAATGAGGCGGAAGCGAAGGTGGCCGCGCTTTTTGCCGAACTGCTCGGCGTGAAGCAAGTCGGCGCGCACGACCATTTCTTCGAGCTGGGCGGCCATTCGCTGCTCGCCGGACGTCTGGTGTCCCGCATCCGCCACGCGTTTGCGGCCGAACTGCCGTTGCGGGAACTGTTTAAACATCCGACCGTCGCAGGGCTGGCCAAGCTGGTGACGGAAGACAAGCTGGGCATCCCGGCCGTGTCGTTGCCTCCGTTGCTCAAAGCGGAGCGCGGAGCTGCCATCCCGGTCTCTTACGCCCAACAGCGCCTGCTGTTTCTCGACCAGTTGACGCCGGGCAGCAGCGCGTACAACATGCCGTCCGCTTTGCGGCTGCACGGCGTGCTCGATGTCCTCGCGGTGCGGCAAAGCTTTCAGGAGCTGGTGCGCCGCCATGAGTCGCTGCGCACCACCTTCCAAGAGGTGGAGGAGCAGGCGGTGCAAGTGATCGCACCGCAGCTGGAACTGGATGTGCCCCTGATCAACTTGTCCGCGCACCCGGAGCGTGAGGCAGAGCTGAAACGGCTGGCAGAAGCAGACGCAACCGCGCCGTTCAACCTGCAGCAAGGGCCGCTGTTGCGCGCAGCGCTGGTGCGTCTGGACCGCAAGGAGCACGCGCTGCTCGTCAACATGCACCATCTCATCGCCGACGGCTGGTCGAGGAGCGTGTTCATCCGCGAGTTCGCCGCGCTGTATCGTGCGTTTGCAGAGCAAAAGCCTTCACCGCTCAGCGAACTGCCTGTGCAGTTTGCCGATTATGCACTCTGGCAGCGGGGCTGGATGCAGGGCGAGGTGTTGCGCGAACAGCTGGAGTATTGGAGATCGAAGCTCAGCGGTGACCTCCCCGTTTTGGAGCTGCCCACCGACCTCTCTCCTGTTGAGAATCAGGACCGCGGCCAGAGCGGGAAGGAGGTCGTCTTCCTCTCACCAAGCCTGACGCAGCAGTTGAAGAAGCTGAGTGTAGACGCGGGGGCGTCCCCGTTCATGACCCTGCTGGCCGTTTTCAACATGCTGCTGGCTCGCCTGACCGGTCAAGTCGACATCATCGTCGGCACTCCGGTCGCCGGGCGCAGTCAGGTCGAAACGGAAGGGTTGATCGGCCTGCTGCTCAATACGCTCGCCTTGCGCACCGACCTGTCCGGCGCACCGACCTTTCGCGAACTGCTCGACCGCGTGCGCAAAACGGTATTGGAAGCGTTTGCCCGTCAGGAAGTGCCGTTTGAAAAGATCGTGGAAGAGATTCAGCCCGACCGCAACTTAAACCGCAACCCGGTGTTCGATGTCATGGTCAACTTTCTCAACACGCCGCAAAGCGATCTGTCACTTCCGGGGCTGACCATCACAGGGCTGGACGGAGGAGAGGAACCGGCGTCCAAATTCATGATGACCTTGTACATCTCCGAGCAGGATGAGCAGTTATGCCTGCAACTGGTCTATCGGTCGGCGCTGTTTTCCGGGGAGCGGATGCAGGTGCTCATGGAGCAGTTCCACTCGCTTCTGGAGCAAGTAACCTCAAATGCGGACCGTGCGGTGAATGCGTATCCGCTGCTCACCTCATCGTCCCGCGCCCTGTTGCCCGACCCGACCTCTCCGATCTCCGAACCGCAGTATCCGTCTGTTGGCGAGCTGTTTGCAAATTGGGCAACACACGCGCCGCAACATCCCGCGGTGCTGCAAGGGGAGCGGACTTGGACGTATCAGGAACTGCTGGAACGTGCGGCCGAACTGGCACGCGTGTTGGTGGCCGACGGCGTGCAGCGAGGAGATCCGGTAGCGATCATCGGCACGCGCAGCTTCGGTTTTGTCGCCGCCATGCTCGGCGTGCTGAACAGCGGCGGCGTGCTCGTGCCGGTCGACGCGTATCTCCCTGCGCAGCGCCGGCAGGTGATGGTCGAGCAGTCGGGTGCGCGGCGCCTGCTGCTCGTCGGTGCAGAGGGGGAAGATCTGCCCGAGCTTGACGCGATCCGCCTCGATCCGCTGACAGGCCGGGTTTTGGAAAGATCGGCCCCGACCGACACGGAGCTGCCGGAGCTGGCCCCGAACGATCCGGCCTACATCTTCTTCACCTCAGGCACGACCGGCCTGCCCAAAGGAGTTCTGGGCACGCACAAAGGGCTCAGCCACTTCCTCGCCTGGCAGCGCAGCACGTTTGACATCGGGCCAAGCGACCGGGTGGCGCAACTGATCCATCTGTCCTTTGACGCCGTGCTGCGCGACGTGTTTCTGCCGCTGACCAGCGGGGCGACGCTTTGCCTGCCCGACGTGACGGACGATCTCAGCGGCGATGCGATCCTCCCATGGCTGGAGCGCACAGGCGTCACCGTCCTGCACACTGTGCCCTCGGTCGCACAGGCGTGGGCGACCGATCACCCGGACGGCATCAGCTTGCGCGCCCTGCGCCATCTGTTCCTCGCAGGCGAGCCTTTGACCGATGTGCTGGTCAACCGGCTGCGCGGCGCATTCCCGGAGCTGGGGGAGATCATCAATCTCTACGGCCCGACGGAAACGACGATGGTCAAATGCTGGTATGTCGTGCCGGAACGGCCGCTTGCCGGCATCCAACCGGCCGGACATCCGTTCCCGGAGACGCAAGCGCTCGTCTTGAATGCGGCGGGGCAGCTCGCCGGGGTTGGCGAGCAGGGCGAGATCGTCCTGCGTACGTCGTTTCGCACGCTCGGGTATGTCAATGCGCCGACCGAGAACCAAAATTTCAAGCCCAACCCGTTCCGTCCGCATGACACCTCCGACCTGCTCTATTTCACCGGCGACAAAGGGCGCTACCGCCCGGATGGCAGCCTGGAGATTCTCGGCCGCGTCGACGATCAAGTCAAAGTGCGCGGCGTGCGGGTACAGCTGCAGGAAGTGTCGGCCGTGCTCCTGCGCCACGAAGCGGTCGATGCCTGTGCCGTGATCGACTGGAAAGACGAGAATGGCCAGACACAACTCGCCGCCTACAGCGTGTTAAAACCGGGTCATGACGCGGCCGCCGAGGATCTGCGCGCTCACCTCCAGCGCCATCTGCACGCCGCGATGGTGCCGGGCGTGTATCAGTTCCTCGACGAGCTGCCGCGCCTCGCAAACGGAAAAGTCAACCGCAAAGCATTGCCGAAGCCGGATCGCTCAGGCGGCACGAAGGTGGCTTTTGTTGCCCCGCGCACCCCTGTTGAGGAAAAATTGGCCGGGTTGTTCTCCGAGGTGCTCAAGGTGGAGCGAGTGGGCATCCACGACGACTTTTTCACCCTCGGCGGGCACTCCCTGCTGGCGGCTCAATTGATGTCCCGCATCCGTCGCGGGCTGCAGGCGGAGTTGCCCTTGCGCCTGCTGTTTGAACGATCGACCGTCGCGGCGCTCTCCGCGGTCGTTGGGGAGCAGCAGGCCCTTACGACGTCCGCACCGCCCTTGATCGCAGCCGGTGCTGTACGCGGCGGGACGCGCCCGGCCTCCTATGCGCAACAGCGGCTGTGGTTCCTCGATCAATTGTCGCCGGGAAGCAACGCGTACAACATGCCGCGGGCGATGTTACTGCACGGCAAACTCGATCAGGCGGCGGTGTTCCGCACGTTCCGCGAGATCGTTCGCCGTCATGAAGCGCTGCGCACCACATTCCGTGTCGAAGGCGAGCATGTGCTGCAAGTGATCGCCTCCCGATTGGAACTTGATGTGCAGGTACTCGATCTCTCTGCCGCGGAGGAGCGCGCGGAGCGGTTGCACCTCGTGGCGGAGGAAGAGTCGCTGCGTCCGTTTGACTTGGCAGCAGGGCCGCTGCTTCGCGTCACCCTCGTCCGCATGGCGGAGCAGGAGCATGCGCTGCTGTTCAACATGCACCACATCATCTCCGATGCCTGGTCGCATGGCGTGCTGAGCACCGAGTTTGCCTCCCTCTACGCCGCCTATTCGCAAGGCTTGCCTTCACCGCTTGCGGAACTGCCGGTACAGTTCGCCGACTATTCATACTGGCAGCGGGAGTGGCTGCAAGGGGAGACGCTCGCGCAGCAGCTTGCTTATTGGAAAACGAAGCTGGGCGGCGACCTTCCCGTGCTGGAACTGCCGATGGATCGTGCTTCCGAAGAAAGCCAGGACAGCCGGAGCGCCGCCTGCACGATGCGGCTGCCCAAAGAGCTGTCGCAAGGGCTCAAGTCGTTGAGCCTGCAAGAGCGGGCGACTCCGTATATGACCTTGCTCACCGCGTTTCAAACGCTGCTCGCACGACTCTCCGGGCAGGAAGACATCATCGTCGGGGCGCCGATCGCCAACCGGAGCCAGGTGGAGACGGAAGGGCTGATCGGCCTGTTCGTCAACACGCTCGCGCTGCGCACCGACCTGTCCGGGGCACCCACGTTCCGCGAACTGCTCGGCCGTGTGCGCGAAACCACGCTGGAAGCGTATGCCTGCCAAGACGTGCCGTTTGAAAAGATCGTGCAAGAGATCCAGCCGGAGCGCAGCTTGAGCCGCAACCCGGTGTTCGACGTTATGGTGAACTATGTGAACACGCCGGACAGCGGTGACTTGTCGCTGCCGGGGCTGACGATTTCAGAATTCCGCACGGAACGCGAGCGGGCTTCCAAGTTCCTGATGACCTTGTATATCGCCGAGCAGGGGGAGGAACTGCTGCTCAAACTGGTGTACCAGTCGGAACGGTTTTCCCCCGAGCGCATGGCTGTGTTCATGGGGCAGTACGAAAGCATTTTGACACAGGTGCTGGCCGATGCAGACCGCGCTATCGGCGCTTACACGCTGTGCATCAAAGACGCGAATCAGCTCCCCGATCCGCAAGCGGCGCTGGCGAGCCCGTCATATCCGTTTGTCCGCGAGCTTTTTGAGAAATGGGCATTCGACATGCCGGACCAACCGGCCGTGCAGCAAGGTGGACGCCAGTGGTCGTATGGTGAACTGCGCGAACAGGCGCATGAGCTCGCCTGCGAACTGGTGGTCAAGGGCGTACGCAGTGGCGAAGCGGTCGCCGTGGCCGGGACGCGCAGTTACGGGATCGTGGTTACGATGCTGGCTGTGCTGTTCAGCGGCGGCGTTCTGGTTCCGGTGGACAGTCAATTGCCGCTCAACCGTCAACGTGTCATGGTGGAGCAGTCGCACGCGCGGCATCTGCTGCTCGTCAGTGAAAATGAGATGCATCACGAATGGCAGGAGCTGTTCCCGACCTTTGATCTTTTGCAGATCGATCCACACACGGGCCGGGCATTGCACCAAATCGCCCCGGCTGGCGTCGTGCTGCCGGAGCTGTCCCCGGACGACCCGGCCTACATTTTCTTCACATCTGGCACCACCGGTCTGCCCAAAGGGGTCTTGGGTACCCACAAAGGGCTCAATCACTTCCTCGCCTGGCAGCGCAGCACGTTTGACATCGGGCCAATCGACCGCGTGGCGCAGTTGATCCACTTGTCGTTCGATGCGGTGCTGCGCGACGTGTTCCTGCCGCTGACCAGCGGAGCGACGCTCTGTCTGCCGGAGGTAACAGACAACCTTGGCGGTGATGTCATTCTGCCATGGCTGGAGCGGACAGGCGTCACCGTCCTGCACACCGTGCCGTCTGTCGCGCAGGCATGGACGACAGACGTTCCGCCGAACGTCGCCTTGCGCTCCCTGCGCCATCTGTTCCTCGCCGGTGAGCCTTTGACCGACGTGCTGGTCAACCGTCTGCGCAGCGCGTTCCCGAAGCTGGGGGAGATCATCAATCTCTACGGCCCGACGGAAACGACGATGGTCAAATGCTGGTATGTCGTGCCGGAACGGCCGCTGTCCGGCATCCAACCGGCCGGACATCCGTTCCCGGAGACGCAAGCGCTCGTCCTGAATGCGGCGGGGCAGCTCGCCGGGATCGGCGAACCGGGCGAGATCGTCCTGCGCACGCCGTTCCGCACGCTCGGCTATGTCAATGCGCCGACCGAGAACCAAAATTTCAAGCCCAATCCGTTCCGTCCGCATGACGCGTCCGACCTGCTCTATTACACCGGCGACAAAGGGCGCTACCGCCCGGATGGCAGCTTGGAGATTCTCGGCCGCGTGGACGATCAGGTCAAAGTGCGCGGCGTGCGGGTACAACTGCAGGAAGTGTCGGCCGTGCTCCTGCGCCACGAAGCGGTCGATGCCTGTGCGGTGATCGACTGGAAAGACGAGAGCGGCCAGACACAGCTCGCCGCCTACAGCGTGTTAAAAGCGGGCCTTGACGCGACTGCCGAAGACTTGCGCGACCATCTGGAGCGCCATCTGCCGGTGGCGATGGTGCCGGGTGTGTATCAGTTCCTCGACGAGCTGCCGCGCCTCGCAAACGGAAAGGTCAATCGAAAAGCCCTGCCGAAGCCGGAGCGCGGGCTCGGAGCTTCCGACCGCTATGTGGCGCCGCGCACGGCGGTTGAGCAAACATTGGCCGACATCTTCTGTGAAGTGCTTCAGTTGGAACAGGTCGGCGTGCATGACAACTTCTTCACTCTCGGCGGTCACTCATTGCTCGCCGTCCGGCTGATCGCGCAGATCGAACGTCGCTGCGGGCACAAGCTGCCTTTGTCTGCGCTCTTCCGCGAAGGGACGATCGGCCGTCTGGCTGCGCGTATGCACCAGGACGGGCAGGAGTTGCCCGCCTCGCCGCTCGTCACGATCCAACCGGGTCTGCCGGGCACGGCAGAGCGGCCATTGTTCCTCGTCCACCCGGTCGGCGGCAGCGTGTTCGCCTATCGCAGCCTCGCCTGCGAACTGGGCGAGGAGCAACCGGTGTACGGCTTGCAGGCGCGGGGGGTCGATGATGAGCGAGAACCGCTGGCGACGATGGAGGAGATGGCGGCCGAGTACGTGGCAGCCATCCGCACCGTGCAGCCAGCCGGACCCTATCGTCTCGGCGGCTGGTCGCTGGGCGGCTCGATCGCCTTCGAGATGGCCGGCCAACTGCGCAGCATGGGAGAGACGGTCGAACTGCTCGCCTTGATCGACTCGCGGTCGCCGCTGGACCCCGATCGGGGTGAGCTGACCGAACACGACCTGCTCCTCGCCTTCGCCGGCGACCTTGCGGGACAGCACGGGCTTGACCTCCAAGCGCTGTCGCAGGCGGAGCTGTCCTTGAACGAAGGGGCGCTGTCCGTGCTCCTCGACTTGGCCCGCGAGCATCAGGTGCTGGGGGCAGACCTCGAACTCGGGGACTTGCAACGCCTGCTCAACGTCTTCCGTAGCAATTATGCGGCGTTGCATCGCTACACCCCCGTGCACAAGGTGGAGCATCTGCTGCTGATCCAGGCGCATCATGACGATGCCGGTTGGCGCGAACTCGTGGCGCAAGTGGAGATACACCGTCTTGGCGACGATCACTTTACGCTCCTCCAACACCCGCTCGTTCAAGAACTTGCCAGCATTTTGAAAGATCACCTGCACAGCAGCAAGCACGGGATCTAA